From one Triticum urartu cultivar G1812 chromosome 3, Tu2.1, whole genome shotgun sequence genomic stretch:
- the LOC125548597 gene encoding lachrymatory-factor synthase-like produces MAPHGHGPDSETAAPEWRGTVRAAAAGPTPDQAWALLGDFCSLDKWVSLVQTCRRLEGDDGRPGCVRYCAGPVNMAAPGEAVGWSKERLLEVDAAGRSYSYEVVETNKGFGRYRATIGVEPDPAGCAVRWSFEADPVEGWTLEGFVGFLEKLAHGIAKRLEEEIMANVDGDPAALRVF; encoded by the coding sequence ATGGCGCCTCACGGTCACGGCCCGGACAGTGAAACGGCGGCGCCCGAGTGGCGCGGCACCGTGCGCGCCGCGGCGGCGGGGCCGACGCCCGACCAGGCGTGGGCCCTGCTGGGAGACTTCTGCTCCCTCGACAAGTGGGTGTCCCTGGTGCAGACGTGCCGGAGGCTGGAGGGCGACGACGGCCGGCCCGGGTGCGTCCGGTACTGCGCGGGGCCGGTGAACATGGCGGCACCGGGGGAGGCGGTCGGCTGGTCCAAGGAGCGGCTCCTCGAGGTCGACGCCGCGGGGCGGTCCTACAGCTACGAGGTGGTGGAGACCAACAAGGGGTTCGGCCGGTACCGGGCGACCATCGGCGTGGAGCCCGACCCGGCCGGGTGCGCGGTCAGGTGGTCGTTCGAGGCCGATCCCGTCGAGGGGTGGACGCTGGAAGGCTTCGTGGGTTTCCTGGAGAAGCTCGCGCATGGCATTGCCAAGAGGCTCGAAGAGGAGATCATGGCGAACGTCGATGGTGATCCTGCTGCTTTGCGAGTATTTTGA